A single genomic interval of Deltaproteobacteria bacterium harbors:
- a CDS encoding HAMP domain-containing histidine kinase has protein sequence MTEAPPPSRARRLLRVVARQAVRLRTRLLLVNLLVVLIPAVGLEWARTYEREGLRALETDMLHQAQLLRTLLEHLPPADGALPFRTVAPALAVAAQRTRLRLRLVDRMGRVTADSHEQGPPEGAEPAVPRLLGRSSQPTRHHTATDPGPIAERVEIRQALAGRLGTATRVHQRIGRVFLFLALPVRQGSAVAGAVYVTRSTVPVLQSLYRLRRQLVTVLVVALGLSSLLSLFLAATISGPIARLNDAAGRLARGDRTAVLQLRRGDEIGQLSRSVDTLVRQLDHRATYVAEFAANISHELKTPLASIRGAAELLLDGAAEDASARERFLRMIASDVERLDRLVSRVLELSRIEAPTAEREGLDLSALVREVASAFPRCPLELVVPDALPYRGHRAQLVSALTALVENAVRHSPADAPVVVALRRAGSRVELSVQDHGQGIADDQQTRIFDRFFTTRAAEGGTGLGLAIVAAVAEGHGGAVRLTSAPGAGACFTVELPAPD, from the coding sequence GTGACAGAAGCCCCCCCGCCCTCCCGGGCCCGCCGCCTGCTTCGCGTCGTCGCACGCCAGGCGGTACGCTTGCGGACGCGCCTCCTCCTCGTGAACCTGCTCGTCGTGCTGATACCGGCGGTGGGACTCGAATGGGCGCGGACCTACGAGCGCGAGGGGCTGCGAGCGCTCGAGACCGACATGCTGCATCAGGCGCAGCTCCTGCGCACGCTCCTCGAGCACCTCCCGCCCGCCGACGGCGCCCTCCCCTTTCGCACGGTCGCCCCGGCTCTCGCCGTGGCGGCGCAGCGCACGCGATTGCGCTTGCGCCTCGTGGACCGAATGGGGCGCGTCACGGCGGATTCGCACGAGCAGGGCCCCCCCGAGGGTGCCGAGCCCGCGGTGCCGCGTCTCCTCGGCCGGAGCTCCCAGCCCACGCGGCACCACACCGCCACAGATCCCGGGCCGATCGCGGAGCGGGTGGAGATCCGGCAGGCCCTCGCAGGGCGCCTCGGCACGGCCACGCGCGTTCACCAGCGCATTGGCCGGGTCTTCCTCTTCCTCGCGCTCCCCGTGAGGCAGGGCAGCGCCGTCGCCGGCGCGGTCTACGTCACCCGCTCCACCGTGCCGGTCCTGCAGAGTCTGTACCGTCTCCGGCGGCAGCTCGTGACCGTGCTCGTCGTGGCGCTCGGCCTGAGCTCGCTGCTCTCGCTCTTCCTCGCCGCCACGATCTCGGGGCCCATCGCGCGTCTGAACGACGCCGCCGGAAGGCTCGCCCGCGGCGACCGCACGGCAGTGCTGCAGCTCCGGCGCGGGGACGAGATCGGTCAGCTCTCCCGCTCGGTAGATACGCTGGTCAGGCAGCTCGACCACCGGGCCACCTATGTCGCCGAGTTTGCGGCCAACATCTCGCACGAGCTCAAGACGCCCCTGGCCTCGATCCGCGGCGCCGCCGAGCTCCTCCTGGACGGCGCGGCCGAGGACGCCTCGGCCCGCGAACGCTTTCTCAGGATGATCGCCTCGGACGTGGAGCGCCTCGACCGCCTCGTCTCGCGGGTGCTCGAGCTCTCCCGGATCGAGGCCCCCACGGCGGAGCGCGAGGGGCTGGACCTCTCGGCGCTGGTCCGCGAGGTCGCCTCGGCCTTCCCCCGCTGCCCGCTCGAGCTCGTCGTCCCCGACGCTCTGCCGTACCGCGGCCACCGGGCGCAGCTCGTCTCGGCCCTCACCGCGCTCGTGGAGAACGCGGTGCGCCACAGCCCCGCCGACGCCCCGGTGGTGGTGGCCTTGCGCCGCGCCGGGAGCCGGGTGGAGCTGTCGGTGCAGGACCACGGACAGGGGATCGCCGACGACCAACAGACGCGCATCTTTGACCGCTTCTTCACCACCCGGGCCGCAGAGGGGGGCACGGGCCTGGGGCTGGCCATCGTCGCCGCCGTGGCGGAGGGTCACGGAGGAGCGGTCCGACTGACGAGCGCCCCCGGCGCCGGGGCCTGTTTCACCGTGGAGCTCCCCGCGCCGGACTGA
- a CDS encoding response regulator transcription factor, with amino-acid sequence MARILVADDDPHIREVVEYALARDGHEITLAVGGLAALSLAQDPARAFELLVLDIMMPDLDGLEVCRRLRATSELPIIFLTSRGDEVDRIVGLELGADDYLAKPFSPRELVARARAILRRGARQAPAPASLLRHGPIALDPAAHEVTCHGELVPLTATEFALLEALLRRPGQVLTREVLVGEVYRYDHHITERTIDTHVRRIRSKFRRAGHEPIETVHGVGYKARKPATTP; translated from the coding sequence ATGGCCCGCATCCTGGTAGCCGACGACGACCCCCATATCCGCGAGGTGGTGGAATACGCCCTCGCCCGGGACGGCCACGAGATAACCCTAGCGGTCGGGGGCCTGGCGGCGCTCTCCCTGGCCCAGGATCCCGCTCGCGCCTTCGAGCTGCTCGTCCTCGACATCATGATGCCGGACCTCGACGGACTCGAGGTCTGCCGTCGCCTGCGCGCCACGAGCGAGCTGCCGATCATCTTCTTGACCTCGAGAGGGGACGAGGTGGATCGCATCGTAGGTCTCGAGCTCGGCGCCGACGACTACCTGGCCAAGCCCTTCTCCCCGCGGGAGCTGGTCGCGCGGGCCAGAGCCATCCTCAGGCGCGGCGCGCGGCAGGCCCCCGCGCCGGCGTCGCTCCTTCGCCACGGGCCGATCGCGCTCGACCCCGCGGCCCACGAGGTGACTTGCCACGGGGAGCTCGTGCCGCTCACCGCGACGGAGTTCGCTCTGCTAGAGGCCCTCCTGCGACGCCCCGGGCAGGTCCTGACCCGCGAGGTGCTGGTCGGCGAGGTCTACCGTTACGACCACCACATCACGGAGCGGACCATCGACACCCACGTGCGCCGCATCCGCAGCAAGTTCCGTCGCGCGGGCCACGAACCGATCGAGACCGTGCACGGCGTCGGGTACAAGGCACGCAAACCCGCGACCACCCCGTGA
- a CDS encoding OmpA family protein gives MAGRPKPAFFILVGLVVLGLVAFALYRMGILAPKGTEAGSGSGAISKEDLEKIKKGGGTGTGVEAPDQSAPTTTKEYKFVPEAKLPPVKGVSSYEKLKDNTVRFALNVWAGWAPIIWANGGLKAGKVWKGPKDTEFKVELVLIDDPVKMRDAYAAGKLHVGWSTVDMIPLFLEELRKDSRIMPRVYQQIDWSNGGDGIVARGVQNVNELRGKSIALALNSPSEFFLLNALINAGVQPGEVTFKGTGDAFQAAAAFNSDKSIAACVSWAPDIYNLAKAKGNKLIVSTATANKLIADVWFARADFAKDHPEIIEGLVRTVFDAMEEVKQPANKQKVAALLAKAYSIPATDAMNMLADAHNTNYAENREFFMNQNNPTNFERTWETAYYLYKRRGKVTDQTAFDQVMDFSVLKKLGAIPKYANQKNEYDVKFTPKSVTSIKAESGEILTKTVVIHFFPNSFDLDKKVARQIGDKTAEELYDPNVPLVLEEIGKLAGQYGAARIVIEGHTDASMKGHVPFDGVRQLSEHRANAVKEALLKKFKTLQPNQFAAEGAGWNRPADPNDPANHAKNRRVEVKVFPMEAQ, from the coding sequence ATGGCTGGAAGACCCAAACCTGCGTTCTTCATCCTGGTGGGGCTCGTGGTGCTCGGGCTCGTCGCCTTCGCCCTCTATCGCATGGGGATCCTCGCTCCGAAGGGGACCGAGGCGGGCTCCGGGAGCGGCGCGATCAGCAAGGAGGACCTGGAGAAGATCAAGAAGGGCGGCGGAACGGGCACCGGCGTCGAGGCCCCGGATCAGTCCGCGCCGACCACGACCAAGGAATACAAGTTCGTCCCCGAGGCGAAGCTCCCCCCCGTCAAGGGGGTCTCGAGCTACGAGAAGCTCAAGGACAACACGGTCCGCTTCGCGCTGAACGTCTGGGCCGGCTGGGCCCCCATCATCTGGGCCAACGGCGGGCTGAAGGCCGGCAAGGTCTGGAAGGGGCCGAAGGATACGGAGTTCAAGGTCGAGCTGGTGCTGATCGACGACCCGGTCAAGATGCGTGACGCCTACGCCGCCGGCAAGCTCCACGTGGGCTGGAGCACCGTGGACATGATCCCCCTCTTCCTCGAGGAGCTCCGCAAGGACTCCCGCATCATGCCTCGCGTCTACCAGCAGATCGACTGGTCGAACGGCGGAGACGGCATCGTAGCCCGCGGGGTGCAGAACGTGAACGAGCTGCGCGGCAAGTCGATCGCGCTGGCCCTCAACTCCCCGTCGGAGTTCTTCCTGCTAAACGCGCTCATCAACGCGGGCGTGCAGCCGGGTGAAGTGACCTTCAAGGGGACAGGTGACGCCTTCCAGGCTGCCGCCGCCTTCAACAGCGACAAGAGCATCGCGGCGTGCGTCTCGTGGGCCCCCGACATCTACAATCTCGCCAAGGCCAAGGGGAACAAGCTCATCGTCTCGACCGCCACGGCCAACAAGCTCATCGCCGACGTCTGGTTCGCCCGCGCCGACTTCGCCAAGGACCACCCCGAGATCATCGAAGGGCTGGTCCGCACCGTCTTCGACGCGATGGAAGAGGTGAAGCAGCCCGCGAACAAGCAGAAGGTCGCGGCCCTCCTCGCCAAGGCCTACAGCATCCCCGCCACCGACGCGATGAACATGCTCGCCGACGCCCACAACACGAACTACGCCGAGAACCGCGAGTTCTTCATGAATCAGAACAACCCCACTAATTTCGAGCGCACCTGGGAGACGGCCTACTACCTCTACAAGCGCCGCGGGAAGGTCACCGACCAGACGGCCTTCGATCAGGTAATGGACTTCTCGGTGCTGAAGAAGCTCGGGGCGATCCCCAAGTACGCCAACCAGAAGAACGAGTACGACGTCAAATTCACGCCCAAGAGCGTCACGTCGATCAAGGCCGAGTCGGGCGAGATCCTGACCAAGACGGTGGTCATCCACTTCTTCCCGAACTCCTTCGACCTGGACAAGAAGGTGGCGCGGCAGATCGGCGACAAGACCGCCGAGGAGCTCTACGACCCGAACGTGCCCCTCGTGCTGGAGGAGATCGGGAAGCTCGCCGGACAGTACGGCGCCGCGCGGATCGTGATCGAAGGGCACACCGACGCGTCCATGAAGGGGCACGTCCCCTTCGACGGCGTGCGGCAGCTTTCGGAGCACCGGGCCAACGCGGTGAAAGAGGCCCTCTTGAAGAAGTTCAAGACGCTCCAGCCGAACCAGTTCGCAGCGGAGGGGGCGGGCTGGAATCGCCCAGCGGACCCCAACGACCCGGCCAACCACGCCAAGAACCGCCGTGTCGAGGTCAAGGTCTTCCCGATGGAAGCCCAGTAG
- a CDS encoding ABC transporter ATP-binding protein — MTADPPVATAAPPSAPPADATPRAPVARPAVVRFENVAKVYGEGTVREATAIRDVTFVVEDREDKGEIVCMLGPSGCGKSTILRIIAGLAPQFPPTRGKVEIFGGPILGPGADRGMVFQSYTAFDHRSVLENISFGLECRGVSRREREAEARRWIEKVGLSVARDASKFPHELSGGMQQRVAIARTLILKPRIILMDEPFGALDPLMRLQMQDLLIELWREQQATIFFVTHSIEEAVFLGDRAYLVSPAPGRILKEVPLPPPDRPAMEMHRDAAFQERVFQLREDVHKLESKQSHG; from the coding sequence GTGACCGCAGACCCACCCGTCGCAACGGCAGCACCCCCGAGCGCCCCCCCGGCTGATGCCACCCCGCGTGCCCCCGTCGCGCGCCCCGCCGTCGTGCGCTTCGAGAACGTGGCCAAGGTCTACGGCGAGGGGACCGTCCGCGAGGCGACGGCGATCCGGGACGTCACCTTCGTGGTCGAGGATCGCGAGGACAAGGGAGAGATCGTGTGCATGCTGGGGCCCTCGGGCTGCGGCAAGTCGACGATCCTGCGCATCATCGCCGGACTCGCCCCCCAGTTTCCGCCCACCCGCGGGAAGGTCGAGATCTTCGGCGGACCGATCCTCGGGCCGGGCGCGGACCGCGGGATGGTCTTCCAGTCCTACACCGCCTTCGACCACCGGTCGGTGCTCGAGAACATCAGCTTCGGCCTCGAATGTCGCGGGGTCTCTCGGCGCGAACGCGAGGCCGAGGCGCGCCGCTGGATCGAGAAGGTGGGCCTCTCCGTGGCGCGCGACGCGAGCAAGTTCCCCCACGAACTTTCGGGCGGGATGCAGCAGCGCGTGGCCATCGCGCGCACGCTGATCCTGAAGCCGCGCATCATCTTGATGGACGAGCCCTTCGGAGCGCTCGACCCGCTGATGCGGCTGCAGATGCAGGACCTCCTCATCGAGCTCTGGCGCGAGCAGCAGGCCACCATCTTCTTCGTCACTCACAGCATCGAGGAAGCGGTCTTCCTCGGAGATCGCGCCTATTTGGTCTCGCCCGCGCCGGGCCGTATCCTGAAGGAAGTGCCGCTCCCTCCCCCCGACCGCCCGGCCATGGAGATGCACCGCGACGCGGCCTTCCAGGAGCGCGTGTTCCAGCTGCGCGAGGACGTGCACAAGCTCGAGAGCAAACAGAGCCATGGCTAG
- a CDS encoding PspA/IM30 family protein has protein sequence MIFAKIGKSIRAQFNKLANWFWTKDPIAQMQYEYDKAVEEMKQGRQGLEQYRGLVERVQRQVASEEKQTRELEAKIRAYLKAGDRKTAGQLAIQLQKVQQDLAENREQLVMHEKAYGNNLEKIKHATKKLADVREKITRYEADLKMSQAEAEMAQLSQSFDFNVTTDFGQLEQVIQEKIDLNRAKVRVAADLSGEGVEQIQAEKAMEENMAEDLLSQFEVEMGLKTAETAGIQAGPKSLGPIGTEAAETSTTVEKQVEKA, from the coding sequence ATGATTTTCGCCAAGATCGGCAAGTCGATACGCGCGCAGTTCAACAAGCTGGCGAACTGGTTCTGGACCAAAGACCCCATTGCCCAGATGCAGTACGAGTACGACAAGGCGGTCGAGGAGATGAAGCAGGGGCGCCAGGGCCTCGAGCAGTATCGAGGGCTCGTCGAGCGCGTCCAGCGGCAGGTGGCCTCCGAGGAGAAGCAGACGCGGGAGCTGGAGGCGAAGATCAGGGCCTACCTCAAGGCCGGAGACCGCAAGACCGCCGGCCAGCTCGCGATCCAGCTCCAGAAGGTCCAGCAGGACCTGGCGGAAAACCGCGAGCAGCTCGTGATGCACGAGAAGGCCTACGGGAACAACCTCGAGAAGATCAAGCACGCCACCAAGAAGCTGGCCGACGTGCGCGAGAAGATCACGCGCTACGAGGCCGACCTGAAGATGTCCCAGGCCGAGGCGGAGATGGCCCAGCTCTCGCAGTCCTTCGACTTCAACGTGACCACCGACTTCGGCCAGCTCGAGCAGGTGATCCAGGAAAAGATCGACCTCAACCGCGCCAAGGTGCGCGTGGCGGCCGACCTCTCCGGCGAGGGGGTCGAGCAGATCCAGGCCGAGAAGGCCATGGAAGAGAACATGGCCGAGGACCTGCTCTCCCAGTTCGAGGTCGAGATGGGCCTGAAGACGGCCGAGACCGCCGGCATCCAGGCGGGGCCGAAGAGCCTCGGCCCGATCGGCACCGAGGCGGCAGAGACCTCCACCACCGTCGAGAAACAGGTCGAAAAGGCCTAG
- a CDS encoding ABC transporter permease encodes MADPTPPTASPRSAPGALRRPPSLAARALAGSACLGVIFLVWWWATRGAAEERLISPATLGSPSEVFGSFKSLWFDRALTRHTAASVWRVMQGFGLAVLIGVPLGILAGCFPLLGAFLAPLNLFGRNVPVAALIPLTMLWFGIDELQKVMFIFIASVAFVLSDAMQNVINVEQKYVDTAYTLGASRRQVIFKVLLPMALPDIFNSLRLLFGVGFGYIILAEVVNMDRGLGTLITVSERRGPREHVYLCLIVITLVAYAIDRLIYRLGFLLFPHRRRSS; translated from the coding sequence GTGGCCGACCCTACCCCTCCCACTGCCTCCCCGCGCTCGGCGCCGGGTGCTCTCCGCCGCCCTCCCTCGCTCGCGGCGCGCGCCCTCGCCGGCTCGGCGTGTCTCGGGGTCATCTTCCTCGTCTGGTGGTGGGCCACCCGCGGCGCCGCCGAGGAACGGCTGATCTCGCCCGCCACCCTCGGTTCTCCGTCCGAGGTCTTCGGGTCCTTCAAGTCCCTCTGGTTCGATCGCGCCCTCACCCGGCACACGGCGGCGAGCGTCTGGCGCGTGATGCAGGGCTTCGGGCTCGCCGTACTGATCGGGGTACCGCTCGGGATCCTGGCCGGCTGCTTCCCTCTCCTCGGTGCCTTCTTGGCCCCGCTCAACCTCTTCGGCCGGAACGTCCCCGTCGCCGCGCTGATCCCCCTCACCATGCTCTGGTTCGGCATCGACGAGCTGCAGAAGGTGATGTTCATCTTCATCGCCTCGGTGGCCTTCGTCCTCTCCGACGCGATGCAGAACGTGATCAACGTCGAGCAGAAGTACGTCGACACCGCCTACACGCTGGGCGCCAGCCGGCGGCAGGTCATCTTCAAGGTCCTGCTCCCCATGGCCCTGCCGGACATCTTCAACTCGCTGCGCCTGCTCTTCGGCGTGGGGTTCGGCTACATCATCCTGGCCGAGGTGGTGAACATGGACCGGGGCCTCGGCACGCTCATCACCGTCTCCGAGCGGCGCGGCCCGCGCGAGCACGTCTACCTCTGCCTGATCGTCATCACGCTGGTGGCTTACGCCATCGATCGCCTGATCTATCGGCTCGGGTTTCTCCTCTTCCCGCACCGGAGGCGCAGCTCGTGA